The Methanobacterium sp. region GATTTTTATTGAAATAATCTTTTAATTTATTTAATATCTGTTTTGGGACTTTTTCCCGACAAATTGAATTAAGATTATAATACAAAAGCGGCATCAACCTATGCCTCATCGCTAACTTCAACAAATAATCCCAGTCCAAATCACCCTGAACTAAATACAAAATTTTATCTCTAATTCCAGCTTCAACATTCGTCCGGGCACAGCAAAGAAGAAGCTCATCCTCCACGCGCAATTTATCTTTCATAACCAGTTGAATCTCCCCACTTGTGACTATCAAAAAATTCAATCTATTTATTAAGCTATTTGAAGTATATTTAAAAGTTATCATTGAAACAAGCATCAATTGTGTAATAACTAAATGGATAATAACAGATCAGTAAAAATATCATAAATTTATTTTTTAATCATGTTTAGTCCCAATCTCCTTTATTACTCTTTTTGATTTTAATTGAAAAGCTTATATATTCAAAAACTAATCACATTGAGGAGGAGTTTATATTAAGTATTCTGTTTCTATTCGTGAATTCAAGCAAGATTACTTGAAAAATATAGCCAGAGAGAAGATAATAATTACTTCACATGTCCGCATAAGAGTAAGAAGCAGATTATTTACCAATGAAGAACTTAAAGATTTAATAGTAGATAGAAACCCCATTAAAGTTGAAAAAAGTGAAGATAGAGAGTTTGAACTTAAATATATTAATCCTATAAAGGGAAATGATGATATAATTGTAATAGTAGTAGTCCATGACCCCCACCGAAAAATCTATAAGAGTAGTAACAACATTATACTGAATAAATGGTGAATGATATGAATAATAAACCGGTTATTAAAAATGAATTTGATATAAATCATGATTATGATGTCCAGAATGATTCATTATTCCTTTATGTAACCGATGATTATACATATAAACACTCTTTACGTTTAGATAAAGATATAATATTAAATTTTGATGAAAATAATGTGCCTGTAGCTTTAGAAATACTTCATGCTTCTCACATTCTTGATGCTAACAAATTTGATTTAACAAAACCTATGGGCCTTAATATGGAAATAGTAATAGGTAAAGATTTTATTCGTATTAAAGCTGATTTTACAATAATCATTAGAAATAAACCTACCCCATTAGACCTTGATATTGCAGGTAAAAATAGCATTAACTTACCTTCTCAAAAAGCACATTTTGCTAAAGCAGCTGTTTAAAATTCCATTTGTATATGCTGCAAATTCTGTTTATACCTATTTCAGCCAGGTTCAGGAAGATTATGGTGGCCGCAATGAATTTGATTAAACAAAAAAGCAAGGAAAAGCTCTTGAAAAAGGCTCAAAAATTAAGGAAACAGATGAAAAAAAATGTAGAATCTGCAAAACTCATAAGGGAAGATAGAAATGCCAGATAAATGTGTTCTTGACTCAAGCATCATAGCCGCAATTTTCTTTAGATAAAAAAAAACCCCCATTAAATATGACTTTTGAATAAATTAAGCCTTATTAGCATTATATAAAACAAAAAAGAGCATATGTCATTTAAAGCCCAATTACATCCCATGTTCCTTAGTTAATTCTTTAGTATTGTCCTATTTTTTAATTAATCAAAAAGTTATATAATAATTATCAAATATATCTGCATTTCGAAGGGTTGACAAACGAGGGGCTATAATCAATATGGTGATGTTTCCATGGAGTCTCTCCAGTGAATTAAGGATATTCTTGAGTCCATAGATCAAAGCATGATGAAAAAGGGTAATAATTATCTTCTTTTTTTCTTTAATCAGCTTCATAAAAATAAATTTTTTTAGCATAAACTTATCTAATCTATTTTTTTCAATTTAGGATTTTATTATTTTAAACTGCTTTTAAACTTAGTTACTTCAGTCCTTTTTACCTTTTAAATCATTTATATCGATAATTGCCATATTTATTCTATTTAAAAATTTTGCTGCGTCTTCAAGTAATAATTCTGATTCATCTCGTGAAGGAACATAAAATACGTCATAGTCTGCTTTTTCACGCTTTGTTTCGGCTTTTGCCAAACTTTTGGCATAAAAATCCTCAATCAATCCTTCAGCAGCAAAATTTAATCCAAATTGTGATACAAGACCTGCATGTGTTCTGGGATACACATTTTTTAAAGCCAAAAGTGCCTTAGCTGCGTGATACATAGAATAGTAAGACTCACTGATAGAATCAGCGAGCATATTATTATCAAATAGTATATGGGCTGATTTTAACTTCTCTTCAGCCCTCTCCAGATGCTTTTCCCATTCTTTCATA contains the following coding sequences:
- a CDS encoding HEPN domain-containing protein codes for the protein MKEWEKHLERAEEKLKSAHILFDNNMLADSISESYYSMYHAAKALLALKNVYPRTHAGLVSQFGLNFAAEGLIEDFYAKSLAKAETKREKADYDVFYVPSRDESELLLEDAAKFLNRINMAIIDINDLKGKKD
- a CDS encoding DUF2283 domain-containing protein — protein: MNNKPVIKNEFDINHDYDVQNDSLFLYVTDDYTYKHSLRLDKDIILNFDENNVPVALEILHASHILDANKFDLTKPMGLNMEIVIGKDFIRIKADFTIIIRNKPTPLDLDIAGKNSINLPSQKAHFAKAAV